In the Enterococcus saigonensis genome, one interval contains:
- a CDS encoding Na/Pi cotransporter family protein codes for MSYQEMLFSFLGGLGIFLFGIKYMGDGLQKAAGDRLREVLNKFTSTPLRAVLAGIVVTGLIQSSSGTTVLTVGLVSAGFMTLRQAIGVIMGANVGTTVTAFIIGFNLSAYALPIIGIGAILLFFTKRKLFQNTGQILFGFGCLFFGLKLMGTSMEPLKDLPQFNDLMINVSHHPVLGVGIGTLLTMVLQSSSATIGILQQLYAQNSLALGAALPILFGDNIGTTITAVIAALGASIAAKRTAGAHVVFNLVGAIIFTILLAPFTRVVITMTNVLKLNPSMQIAFAHGLFNISNLAIQFWFIPQIELLVKKIIPGTEKSLDIRMVELNEDFLYTSPSIALRQASNEVIQMGNYALEALTATKKFYATPTEDGKDDVLQYEDAINQFDVELTDYLAKTATVALSQTESQEQAMLLEFTKDFERIGDHCKNIISFIEEACHLEQKQRNKEKRNGNMSKNSRRTLLLYDEDLILLFDKVLKNIRDALIVLETDDHDLAAKILLREKEVNELVDLLRKKYFRLMSSGHGRAADSVLFIDISSNLERSSDRTLHIAKYILGNVYGFKAPVTYLQQTNNH; via the coding sequence ATGTCGTATCAAGAAATGCTTTTTAGCTTCTTAGGTGGTCTGGGAATTTTTCTATTTGGTATTAAATACATGGGAGATGGTTTACAAAAAGCTGCTGGTGATCGTCTACGCGAAGTGTTGAATAAATTCACTTCGACCCCCTTGCGCGCTGTTTTAGCGGGGATTGTTGTTACGGGCTTAATTCAAAGTAGTTCTGGAACAACAGTCCTAACTGTTGGTCTAGTGAGCGCTGGTTTTATGACATTGCGTCAAGCCATCGGCGTTATTATGGGCGCTAACGTAGGAACAACAGTGACAGCCTTTATCATCGGGTTTAACTTAAGTGCATACGCGTTACCTATCATTGGTATTGGGGCTATTCTTTTGTTTTTTACCAAACGAAAACTATTTCAAAATACGGGGCAAATATTATTTGGTTTTGGCTGCTTATTCTTTGGTCTTAAATTAATGGGAACGAGTATGGAGCCTTTAAAAGATTTACCACAATTTAACGATTTAATGATTAATGTCTCCCACCATCCGGTATTAGGCGTGGGCATTGGAACCCTTTTAACAATGGTTTTGCAGAGTTCTAGCGCCACAATTGGAATTTTACAACAACTCTATGCCCAAAATAGTCTAGCTTTAGGCGCTGCCTTGCCAATTTTATTTGGGGATAACATTGGTACTACAATCACAGCCGTAATTGCAGCGCTGGGTGCAAGCATCGCAGCTAAGCGAACTGCTGGGGCGCATGTAGTCTTTAATTTAGTAGGCGCAATTATCTTTACCATACTACTAGCACCTTTTACGCGGGTAGTTATTACGATGACAAATGTTTTAAAATTAAATCCCAGTATGCAAATAGCCTTTGCTCATGGTTTGTTTAATATTTCTAATTTAGCTATTCAATTTTGGTTTATTCCGCAAATTGAACTGCTCGTGAAAAAAATTATTCCAGGTACCGAAAAATCGCTAGATATTCGTATGGTGGAGTTAAACGAAGACTTTTTATATACTTCCCCAAGTATCGCCTTGCGTCAAGCTTCAAACGAAGTTATTCAAATGGGAAATTATGCACTTGAGGCATTAACTGCTACAAAAAAATTCTATGCTACCCCCACCGAAGATGGAAAAGATGATGTTTTACAATACGAAGATGCTATCAATCAATTTGATGTGGAATTAACTGATTATTTAGCTAAAACTGCTACTGTGGCACTTTCACAAACTGAAAGTCAGGAACAAGCGATGTTACTAGAATTCACCAAAGACTTTGAGCGGATTGGTGACCATTGTAAAAATATTATCAGTTTCATCGAAGAAGCTTGCCATTTAGAGCAAAAACAACGTAACAAAGAAAAACGCAATGGTAATATGTCAAAAAATAGTCGTAGAACCCTACTGTTATATGATGAAGATTTAATTTTATTATTTGATAAGGTTTTAAAAAATATTCGAGATGCGCTCATCGTTTTAGAAACAGATGACCATGATCTTGCGGCAAAGATTCTTTTGCGAGAAAAAGAGGTAAATGAACTAGTTGATTTACTGAGAAAAAAATATTTCCGTCTAATGAGTTCAGGCCACGGCAGGGCAGCTGATAGTGTCTTATTTATTGATATCAGTTCGAATTTAGAACGAAGCAGCGATCGCACCTTGCATATTGCCAAGTATATTTTAGGAAATGTGTACGGTTTTAAAGCGCCAGTTACTTATTTACAACAAACAAATAACCATTAG
- the fabI gene encoding enoyl-ACP reductase FabI, whose product MSLLAGKKVVVMGVANKRSIAWGCAKALQEQGAEVIYTYQNDRMAKQLEKLVGTEAFKVQCDVASDESIAACFANIGAYAGEIHGVVHAVAYANKEDLSGSVVDIAREGYALAQDISSYSLIAVTRYAKNILAKNSGIVTMSYLGSQRAVPNYNMMGIAKAALEASVRYLAAELSPEGIRVNGISAGAIKTLAVTGVKDYQKLIQLSEERTPDNVGVTIEEVGNTCAFLISPASSGIIGEIIFVDKGVHLS is encoded by the coding sequence ATGAGTTTATTAGCTGGAAAAAAAGTTGTCGTTATGGGCGTTGCCAATAAGCGTTCTATCGCCTGGGGCTGCGCCAAAGCATTACAAGAGCAAGGCGCAGAAGTTATTTATACTTATCAAAACGACCGCATGGCCAAACAATTAGAAAAACTTGTTGGAACTGAAGCATTTAAAGTTCAATGTGATGTTGCCAGTGATGAAAGTATTGCAGCATGTTTTGCAAACATTGGTGCTTACGCCGGTGAAATTCACGGCGTTGTGCACGCTGTTGCTTACGCGAATAAAGAAGATCTGTCTGGTAGTGTTGTTGATATTGCGCGAGAGGGTTATGCACTAGCTCAAGATATTAGTTCTTATTCACTGATCGCAGTAACACGCTACGCGAAAAATATTTTAGCTAAAAATAGCGGTATCGTAACTATGAGCTACCTAGGCTCACAACGGGCTGTGCCAAATTACAATATGATGGGCATTGCAAAAGCAGCGCTAGAGGCCTCAGTCCGGTATCTAGCGGCTGAATTATCACCAGAAGGTATTCGAGTAAACGGTATTTCTGCTGGCGCGATCAAAACTTTAGCTGTAACAGGCGTTAAAGATTATCAAAAACTAATCCAATTATCTGAAGAAAGAACGCCAGATAACGTTGGCGTAACAATCGAAGAAGTCGGAAATACCTGTGCTTTCCTAATTAGTCCAGCATCTAGCGGTATTATCGGGGAAATTATTTTTGTCGATAAAGGAGTCCATTTGTCTTAG